One Sphingomonas sp. genomic region harbors:
- the purD gene encoding phosphoribosylamine--glycine ligase, with protein MNVLLLGSGGREHALAWKLAQSPLLTQLFAAPGNPGIAAHATLVDLAATDPAAVLAFAQANGIGLVVVGPEAPLVAGVGDVLRAAGIPVFGPNRLPAQLEGSKGFTKDLCARANIPTAGYVRVHGLDEALAALEPFGLPVVVKADGLAAGKGVTVAMTRDEAIGALTAIFADAGASAVIEEFLDGEEASLFVITDGTDAVLFGSAQDHKRVGEGDVGPNTGGMGAYSPAPVLTPALEREAMERIVAPTIAALAAESIPYSGVLYAGLMLTKQGPKLIEYNARFGDPECQVLMLRLEDDLLDLLLATARGELAGRPAPRFRPNTALTVVMAARGYPGTPETGGSIKGIDAAEAGGVQVFHAGTKRQGDTLVASGGRVLNVTASGPDIATAQAAAYRGVDAINFPTGFCRRDIGWRELARRI; from the coding sequence ATGAACGTCCTGCTACTGGGTTCGGGGGGGCGCGAACATGCGCTCGCCTGGAAGCTCGCGCAATCGCCGCTGCTGACGCAGCTCTTCGCCGCACCGGGCAATCCGGGCATAGCGGCGCATGCCACGCTCGTCGACCTCGCAGCCACCGATCCTGCGGCGGTGCTCGCCTTCGCGCAGGCGAACGGCATCGGGCTGGTGGTGGTCGGCCCCGAGGCGCCGCTGGTGGCGGGCGTGGGCGACGTGCTGCGCGCGGCCGGCATTCCGGTGTTCGGGCCCAACCGCCTGCCGGCGCAGCTGGAAGGATCGAAGGGCTTCACCAAGGATCTGTGCGCGCGGGCGAACATCCCCACCGCAGGCTATGTCCGCGTTCACGGCTTGGACGAGGCGCTGGCGGCGCTGGAGCCGTTCGGGCTGCCGGTGGTGGTCAAGGCGGACGGTCTCGCTGCGGGCAAAGGCGTCACCGTCGCGATGACCCGAGACGAGGCGATCGGCGCCCTGACCGCGATCTTCGCCGATGCGGGCGCAAGCGCGGTGATCGAGGAGTTTCTCGACGGCGAGGAAGCCAGCCTGTTCGTCATCACCGACGGCACCGATGCCGTGCTCTTCGGATCGGCGCAGGATCACAAGCGCGTCGGCGAAGGCGATGTCGGCCCGAACACGGGGGGCATGGGCGCCTATAGCCCCGCCCCGGTGCTCACGCCCGCGCTGGAGCGCGAAGCGATGGAGCGGATCGTGGCGCCGACCATCGCCGCGCTGGCGGCCGAGAGCATCCCCTATTCGGGCGTACTCTATGCCGGGCTGATGCTGACGAAGCAGGGCCCGAAGCTGATCGAGTATAATGCCCGCTTCGGCGATCCCGAATGCCAGGTGCTGATGTTGCGGCTGGAAGACGACCTGCTCGACCTGCTGCTGGCGACTGCACGCGGCGAACTGGCGGGGCGCCCCGCCCCGCGCTTCCGCCCCAATACCGCACTGACCGTGGTAATGGCCGCGCGCGGCTATCCGGGCACGCCTGAGACAGGCGGCAGCATCAAGGGAATTGATGCTGCCGAGGCGGGCGGTGTGCAAGTGTTCCATGCAGGCACCAAGCGCCAGGGCGACACGCTAGTGGCGAGCGGTGGGCGGGTGCTCAACGTGACGGCGAGCGGGCCGGACATCGCGACCGCACAGGCCGCCGCCTATCGCGGCGTCGACGCGATCAACTTCCCCACCGGCTTCTGCCGACGCGACATCGGCTGGCGCGAACTGGCGCGCCGCATCTGA
- the xseA gene encoding exodeoxyribonuclease VII large subunit, protein MADPLFETSSTRLVAEAVPGDNAAPMSVSELSGRLKRMVEGEFGHVRLRGEISGWKRAASGHAYLALKDMDAVIDGVIWRGAASALPFQPQDGLEVIATGKLTIYPGRSKYQIVIERMELAGEGALMALLEKLKAKLAGEGLFDAQRKKPLPYMPKVIGVVTSPTGAVIRDILHRLEDRFPSHVLVWPVKVQGDGSAQEVARAVRGFDAIQPGGPLPRPDLLIVARGGGSIEDLWSFNEEVVVRAVAECSIPIISAVGHETDTTLCDFAADLRAPTPTAAAEIAVPVLSEVRHGIATLAHRTERCVRRYHERAGERLAALVRVLPRRDALLGPQRQRLDDVGARLGRALERRVGVARGQLDRAGAALRPATLEQRLAAARQRVGGIALDRAADRELVALRQRFARPAEGLKLATLERRFAAASERLAAMGRHLELLDPELPLKKGYAWVEGRGTGKVVASAEDARAAQAVTLHFADGSVDARVERGAGKAYAPPKPEQPTLL, encoded by the coding sequence ATGGCCGACCCCCTTTTCGAGACTTCATCGACGCGGCTCGTAGCCGAGGCGGTGCCCGGGGACAACGCGGCGCCGATGAGCGTCAGCGAACTCTCCGGCCGGCTCAAGCGCATGGTGGAGGGCGAGTTCGGCCATGTCCGGCTGCGCGGCGAGATTTCGGGTTGGAAGCGCGCCGCCTCGGGGCACGCCTATCTCGCGCTCAAGGACATGGACGCGGTGATCGACGGCGTGATCTGGCGCGGTGCGGCTTCCGCGCTGCCCTTCCAGCCGCAAGATGGGCTGGAGGTGATCGCCACCGGCAAGCTCACCATCTATCCGGGCCGCTCGAAGTACCAGATCGTCATCGAGCGGATGGAGCTGGCCGGCGAAGGCGCGCTGATGGCGCTCCTGGAGAAGCTCAAGGCCAAGCTGGCGGGCGAGGGGCTGTTCGACGCCCAGCGGAAAAAGCCGCTGCCCTATATGCCCAAGGTGATCGGGGTGGTTACCTCGCCCACCGGCGCGGTGATCCGCGACATCCTCCACCGGCTGGAGGACCGCTTCCCCAGCCATGTGCTGGTCTGGCCGGTAAAGGTGCAGGGCGACGGATCGGCGCAGGAAGTCGCGCGGGCGGTGCGCGGGTTCGATGCGATCCAGCCGGGCGGCCCGCTGCCGCGCCCGGACCTGCTGATCGTCGCCCGCGGCGGCGGCTCGATCGAGGATCTCTGGTCGTTCAACGAGGAGGTCGTGGTGCGGGCGGTGGCGGAATGTTCGATCCCGATCATCTCGGCGGTCGGCCACGAGACCGACACCACGCTGTGCGACTTCGCCGCCGATCTGCGCGCCCCCACGCCCACCGCGGCGGCCGAAATCGCCGTGCCCGTGCTCTCCGAGGTCCGTCACGGCATTGCCACGCTAGCCCACCGCACCGAGCGCTGCGTTCGCCGCTATCACGAGCGTGCGGGAGAACGGCTGGCGGCACTCGTCCGCGTGCTGCCGCGCCGCGATGCATTGCTGGGGCCGCAGCGCCAGCGGCTCGACGATGTCGGCGCCCGGCTCGGGCGCGCGCTGGAACGCCGCGTGGGCGTTGCTCGCGGGCAGCTTGATCGCGCGGGTGCCGCGCTGCGCCCGGCCACGCTCGAACAAAGGCTGGCGGCTGCGCGCCAGCGCGTGGGCGGCATCGCGCTCGACCGCGCTGCCGATCGCGAGCTGGTCGCGCTTCGCCAGCGCTTCGCCCGCCCCGCCGAGGGGCTCAAGCTGGCAACGCTCGAACGCCGCTTTGCCGCTGCGTCGGAGCGGCTGGCGGCAATGGGCCGGCACCTGGAACTGCTTGATCCCGAACTGCCGCTCAAGAAGGGCTATGCCTGGGTCGAGGGGCGCGGCACCGGCAAGGTGGTCGCGTCGGCCGAGGATGCGCGCGCCGCGCAGGCCGTGACGCTGCATTTCGCCGACGGGTCGGTGGACGCCCGGGTTGAGCGCGGCGCGGGCAAGGCCTATGCTCCGCCCAAGCCCGAGCAGCCGACGTTGCTCTAG
- a CDS encoding TonB-dependent receptor domain-containing protein, with product MKLTRFASGLRAGTALAGLGAVALFAAPAYAQDQTAAPAGAQQQQPGEIVVTGSLFRRTDTETTSPVTTLSTETLQRAGTTTVADAIRSVSADGAGSIPTGFQGGFSAGGSAVSLRGLGVSSTLVLIDGLRTTNFPLNDDGHNAYVDLNSIPFSFVERVDVLKDGASSTYGAEAIGGVVNIILKKHITGIQGSVEAGAAGKGYASRVRSYLTAGYGDYDSTGWNVFVNGEYQRDGRISAHDLGFPFNTTDLSSIGLADQNTADSALNSNTPNAIVRRVTGSDPNNPFAGGATGASTYQLLNPALCSRTFTVAGAAGGTGCAHDLTDEYGQVQPFQERFSVNGRLSVRLNDNIEAYVTGSYSHSQVNINVAPSAIRQRQPYGASPTTASNNPGIVLPVYICSSGANCSTAADRQLNPNNPYAAAFAGNPADGGARIFYSFGDIKSGTERGNEVIRGTFGLNGQFGDDWNWRVEAVGARDNIKLASFGTISIDGLRQAVATGAYNFVNPGQNTAATRQLVAPDIVARGSSSLASIEGNITHAFATLPGGDLQVAVGGQVRRETLDYPGLNPNKTNYANTAAAFGKRTVSAAYFEVSAPVLKEVELTGSGRYDHYSEGFSRFSPKVGIKVKPIRELMLRGTYSEGFRAPTFAESNPRSSFPGFVTYQPPCSFVLAHGGTATATGCSAGSNPYAQSYSVGGGFSGNPDLKPETSRSFTGGAVFQPIRQLSFTLDYYNVKKKNVIVAGPDAGTARANYFAGRPLPTGYSVGAVDAPDPLFPNALPRVLVINGPYVNAGYFKTQGLDFGASAEFGIAPGVKFYSRVDVNKILKFDVDFGDGVVRKYVGTVGPYELSSGAGTPEWRGNWQNTLEIGKFSISATTYYVSKIKQVAADEEAPGADGKIDLSCGAAAGDLYPYPTDAALNQYCSVRRFIYADLNAQVQVNDDFTFYVNVGNFTNERAPIATSSYSGTNYLPTWHYAGVVGRTFSAGARFKF from the coding sequence GTGAAACTGACTCGATTTGCATCCGGTCTGCGCGCTGGGACGGCGCTTGCAGGTCTTGGCGCGGTCGCGCTGTTTGCCGCACCGGCGTATGCGCAGGATCAGACGGCGGCACCGGCGGGCGCCCAGCAGCAACAGCCAGGCGAGATCGTCGTGACCGGCTCGCTGTTCCGCCGCACCGATACCGAAACCACGTCGCCCGTGACCACGCTCAGCACCGAAACGCTGCAGCGCGCGGGTACCACCACGGTTGCGGACGCGATCCGCAGCGTTTCAGCCGACGGCGCCGGCTCGATCCCGACTGGGTTCCAGGGCGGCTTCTCGGCTGGCGGTTCGGCCGTGTCGCTGCGTGGCCTCGGCGTTTCGTCGACGCTCGTGCTGATCGACGGTTTGCGCACCACCAACTTCCCGCTCAACGACGACGGCCACAACGCCTATGTCGATCTGAATTCGATCCCGTTCAGCTTCGTCGAGCGCGTCGACGTGCTCAAGGACGGCGCATCGTCGACCTATGGCGCGGAAGCGATCGGCGGTGTGGTCAATATCATCCTGAAGAAGCACATCACCGGCATTCAAGGCAGCGTTGAAGCCGGTGCCGCCGGCAAGGGCTATGCCTCGCGCGTCCGCAGTTACCTGACCGCGGGCTATGGCGACTATGATTCGACCGGCTGGAACGTGTTCGTCAACGGCGAATACCAGCGCGACGGTCGCATTTCGGCGCATGATCTGGGCTTTCCGTTCAACACCACCGATCTGAGCTCGATCGGTCTGGCCGATCAGAACACTGCCGATAGCGCGCTCAACTCGAACACGCCGAATGCCATCGTACGCCGCGTCACCGGCAGCGACCCGAACAATCCCTTTGCCGGCGGTGCCACCGGGGCGAGCACGTACCAGCTGCTGAATCCTGCGCTGTGCAGCCGCACCTTCACGGTGGCCGGTGCTGCGGGCGGCACCGGTTGCGCGCACGACCTGACCGACGAATATGGGCAGGTCCAGCCGTTCCAGGAGCGCTTCTCGGTCAATGGTCGCCTGAGCGTCCGTCTCAACGACAATATCGAAGCCTATGTGACGGGCAGCTATTCGCACAGTCAGGTCAACATCAACGTCGCGCCCTCGGCAATCCGCCAGCGCCAGCCCTATGGCGCGTCGCCGACCACCGCGTCGAACAACCCGGGCATCGTGTTGCCGGTCTATATCTGTTCGTCCGGCGCGAACTGCTCCACGGCCGCCGACCGCCAGCTCAACCCGAACAATCCCTATGCGGCGGCCTTTGCTGGCAATCCGGCCGATGGCGGCGCCCGCATCTTCTACTCGTTCGGCGACATCAAGTCGGGCACCGAGCGCGGCAACGAAGTCATCCGCGGCACCTTCGGCCTGAACGGCCAGTTTGGCGACGACTGGAACTGGCGGGTCGAGGCCGTCGGCGCGCGCGACAACATCAAGCTCGCCTCGTTCGGCACGATCAGCATCGATGGTCTGCGCCAGGCGGTCGCGACCGGTGCCTATAACTTCGTCAACCCGGGCCAGAACACCGCTGCGACCCGCCAGCTCGTCGCCCCGGACATCGTCGCCCGCGGTTCCAGCTCGCTCGCCTCGATCGAAGGCAATATCACGCACGCATTCGCAACCCTGCCGGGTGGCGATCTGCAGGTCGCCGTCGGCGGCCAGGTCCGCCGCGAGACGCTCGACTATCCGGGTCTGAACCCGAACAAGACGAACTACGCCAATACCGCGGCAGCGTTCGGCAAGCGCACCGTCAGCGCGGCCTATTTCGAAGTCAGCGCACCCGTGCTGAAGGAAGTGGAGCTCACCGGATCGGGTCGCTATGACCATTATTCGGAAGGCTTCAGCCGCTTCTCGCCGAAAGTCGGCATCAAGGTGAAGCCGATCCGCGAGCTGATGCTGCGCGGCACCTATTCGGAAGGCTTCCGCGCTCCGACCTTCGCGGAAAGCAACCCGCGCTCCAGCTTCCCGGGCTTCGTGACCTACCAGCCGCCGTGCAGCTTCGTACTGGCCCATGGCGGCACCGCCACGGCCACGGGCTGCAGCGCCGGCAGCAACCCGTATGCGCAGTCGTACAGCGTCGGCGGCGGCTTCTCGGGCAACCCGGACCTCAAGCCGGAAACCTCGCGCAGCTTCACCGGCGGCGCGGTGTTCCAGCCGATCCGTCAGCTGAGCTTCACGCTCGACTATTACAACGTGAAGAAGAAGAACGTGATCGTGGCCGGTCCGGACGCCGGCACCGCACGCGCCAACTACTTCGCTGGCCGCCCGCTGCCTACCGGCTACTCGGTTGGTGCCGTCGACGCGCCCGATCCGCTGTTCCCCAACGCGCTGCCGCGCGTGCTGGTGATCAACGGCCCGTACGTGAATGCCGGTTACTTCAAGACCCAGGGCCTCGACTTCGGCGCCTCGGCGGAGTTCGGGATCGCGCCGGGCGTGAAGTTCTACAGCCGCGTGGACGTGAACAAAATCCTGAAGTTCGACGTGGACTTCGGCGATGGCGTGGTCCGCAAATATGTCGGCACGGTCGGCCCGTACGAGCTTTCGTCGGGCGCCGGCACGCCGGAGTGGCGCGGCAACTGGCAGAACACGCTGGAGATCGGGAAATTCTCCATCTCGGCAACCACCTACTATGTCTCGAAGATCAAGCAGGTCGCGGCGGACGAAGAGGCCCCGGGCGCGGACGGCAAGATCGATCTGTCGTGCGGCGCCGCAGCCGGCGATCTCTACCCGTACCCGACCGATGCGGCGCTGAACCAGTATTGCTCGGTTCGTCGCTTCATCTACGCGGACCTGAATGCGCAGGTGCAGGTCAACGACGATTTCACTTTCTATGTGAACGTCGGCAACTTCACCAACGAGCGCGCTCCGATCGCGACTTCGTCCTATTCGGGCACCAACTATCTGCCGACCTGGCACTATGCCGGCGTCGTCGGCCGGACGTTCAGCGCCGGCGCCCGGTTCAAGTTCTGA
- the pheT gene encoding phenylalanine--tRNA ligase subunit beta produces the protein MKFTLSWLQEHLETEASLTEILEALTRVGLEVEGVENPAERLNGFRVARVLTAERHPQADKLQVLSVETGDGVLQVVCGAPNARAGLVGVLGLPGAVVPANGMQLKVSAIRGVESNGMMCSTMELELGEDHDGIIELPADAPVGTAYADYAGLDDPVIDVSITPNRQDCMGVRGIARDLAAAGLGSLKPLDAVVAGLPSIVPQGAGPDVRTDDAAGCPAFYGQIVRGVKNGPSPDWLQQRLKAVGQKPISALVDITNFVMFGLGRPLHVYDMAKLSGGLVARKAKDGETVLALNGKSYTLTDSMTVIADDAAVHDIGGIMGGEHSGCSDDTTDVLIECAYFDPEHIARTGQKLLLTSDARTRFERGVDPEFLDEGLAIATRLVLALCGGTPSEVTRSGTPPKVGAVVGYDPKLAETLGGLAVPAEQQVEILESLGFVVQPLDGNGDPVALDAGFDALRVTAPSWRRDIDGPADIVEEVIRIAGIDNVPSVPLPRTPGVATPTATPEQKLERRMRRTAAARGLNEAITWSFLPESQAEVFGGGAWTLANPISEDMKVMRPSLLPGLLAAAERNLKRGATSVRLFEVGRRYLADKERLTLGLVLAGSKAPRGWQAGKAQPFTAFDAKAEALALLEAAGAPVANLQVMGEAGAAYHPGQSATLRLGPKTVLASFGMVHPSVLKAFDLDGAVAAVEIHLDALPAKKAAGFTRPAFTPPALQAVTRDFAFLVPIGLAAGDLVRAVKGADKGIIVDARLFDLFTGQGVPEGQKSLAIEVTLQPGEKSFTDADLKAVADKVVAAATKLGATLRG, from the coding sequence ATGAAGTTCACCCTGAGCTGGCTCCAGGAGCATCTGGAGACCGAGGCCTCGCTGACCGAGATCCTCGAGGCGCTGACCCGGGTCGGCCTCGAAGTCGAGGGCGTCGAGAACCCCGCCGAGCGGCTGAACGGCTTCCGCGTCGCCCGCGTGCTGACCGCCGAGCGCCATCCGCAGGCGGACAAGCTGCAGGTCCTCAGTGTCGAGACCGGCGACGGCGTGCTGCAGGTCGTCTGCGGCGCACCCAATGCGCGGGCGGGACTGGTCGGTGTGCTGGGTCTTCCCGGCGCGGTGGTGCCGGCCAACGGCATGCAGCTCAAGGTCTCGGCGATCCGCGGTGTCGAATCGAACGGCATGATGTGCTCGACGATGGAGCTGGAGCTCGGCGAAGACCATGACGGCATCATCGAGCTGCCGGCCGATGCGCCGGTCGGCACAGCCTATGCGGACTATGCCGGCCTCGATGATCCCGTCATCGACGTGTCGATCACGCCTAACCGCCAGGATTGCATGGGCGTGCGCGGTATCGCGCGCGACCTTGCGGCGGCGGGGCTCGGCTCGCTCAAGCCGCTGGACGCGGTGGTTGCGGGGCTCCCGTCGATCGTGCCGCAGGGCGCGGGGCCCGACGTGCGCACCGACGATGCGGCGGGCTGCCCGGCCTTCTACGGCCAGATCGTGCGCGGCGTGAAGAACGGGCCGTCGCCGGACTGGCTGCAGCAGCGCCTCAAGGCGGTGGGGCAGAAGCCGATTTCCGCGTTGGTCGACATCACCAACTTCGTGATGTTCGGGCTCGGCCGTCCGCTTCATGTGTATGACATGGCTAAGCTCTCGGGCGGGCTGGTCGCGCGCAAGGCGAAGGACGGCGAGACCGTGCTCGCGCTGAACGGCAAGAGCTACACGCTCACCGACAGCATGACCGTGATCGCCGACGATGCGGCGGTGCACGACATTGGCGGCATCATGGGCGGCGAGCATTCGGGCTGTTCGGACGACACCACCGATGTGCTGATCGAATGCGCCTATTTCGATCCCGAGCATATCGCCCGCACCGGCCAGAAGCTGCTACTGACCAGCGATGCGCGCACCCGCTTCGAGCGCGGCGTCGACCCAGAGTTCCTCGACGAGGGACTGGCGATCGCCACCCGGCTGGTGCTGGCGCTGTGCGGCGGTACGCCCAGCGAGGTGACCCGCAGCGGCACGCCGCCCAAGGTGGGTGCGGTCGTCGGCTATGATCCGAAGCTGGCGGAAACGCTCGGCGGCCTCGCCGTGCCCGCGGAACAGCAGGTGGAGATCCTCGAAAGCCTGGGCTTCGTCGTCCAGCCGCTCGACGGCAATGGCGATCCGGTCGCGCTGGACGCAGGCTTCGACGCCCTCCGCGTCACCGCACCCAGCTGGCGCCGCGACATCGACGGCCCGGCCGACATCGTCGAGGAAGTGATCCGCATCGCCGGCATCGACAATGTGCCGTCCGTCCCGCTGCCGCGCACGCCCGGCGTAGCGACGCCCACTGCCACGCCCGAGCAGAAGCTCGAGCGCCGGATGCGCCGCACCGCTGCCGCGCGCGGGCTCAACGAGGCGATCACCTGGAGCTTCCTGCCCGAGTCGCAGGCCGAAGTGTTCGGTGGCGGCGCCTGGACGCTGGCGAATCCGATCAGCGAGGACATGAAGGTCATGCGGCCTTCGCTGCTGCCGGGCCTGCTCGCGGCGGCGGAGCGCAACCTCAAGCGCGGCGCCACCAGCGTCCGCCTGTTCGAAGTCGGCCGCCGCTATCTGGCGGACAAGGAGCGCCTGACGCTGGGTCTCGTGCTGGCGGGCTCCAAGGCGCCGCGTGGCTGGCAGGCCGGCAAGGCCCAGCCCTTCACTGCGTTCGACGCCAAGGCCGAGGCACTGGCGCTGCTGGAGGCCGCCGGCGCGCCGGTCGCCAATTTGCAGGTGATGGGCGAGGCCGGGGCCGCCTACCATCCCGGCCAGTCGGCGACGTTGCGCCTTGGCCCCAAGACCGTGCTCGCCAGCTTCGGCATGGTTCACCCGAGCGTGCTCAAGGCGTTCGACCTCGATGGCGCGGTGGCGGCGGTGGAAATCCATCTCGACGCGCTGCCCGCCAAGAAGGCTGCCGGCTTCACCCGCCCGGCTTTCACGCCGCCGGCGCTGCAGGCGGTGACCCGCGACTTCGCCTTCCTGGTGCCGATCGGCCTTGCGGCGGGCGATCTCGTCCGCGCGGTGAAGGGTGCCGACAAGGGCATTATCGTAGACGCGCGGCTGTTCGACCTGTTCACCGGCCAGGGCGTGCCGGAGGGGCAGAAGTCGTTGGCCATTGAAGTCACGCTGCAACCGGGCGAAAAGAGCTTCACCGACGCGGACCTGAAGGCAGTGGCCGACAAGGTCGTCGCGGCGGCGACGAAGCTTGGGGCAACCCTGCGAGGATGA
- a CDS encoding DUF2093 domain-containing protein — protein MLMSNTARVAKLHYMANGFRVLSPGDHVLCAVTGERISVDSLRYWSVARQEAYATPEAATKALLEA, from the coding sequence ATGCTGATGTCCAACACCGCCCGCGTCGCCAAGCTGCACTATATGGCCAACGGCTTCCGCGTGCTCTCGCCGGGCGACCATGTGCTCTGCGCGGTCACCGGCGAGCGCATTTCCGTGGACTCTCTCCGCTACTGGAGCGTGGCGCGGCAGGAAGCCTATGCCACGCCTGAGGCGGCCACCAAGGCGCTGCTCGAGGCATGA
- a CDS encoding M23 family metallopeptidase, translating into MIDRRRFAAAMLATTLVARTARAGGDVFALDGSFEQGGIARGQVPPGTTELQFNGQPVPFATDRRFLIAFDRDAAATAVLEAKTGDGRTVREDLQIAPRDWNISRLDQLPKYPVPSAEFEARRPAELARIKAARALQTGAEGWRQRFVWPATGRISTLFGSQRIYAGEPGAYHSGIDIALPSGTPARAPADGVVILAAEAPFTLEGNLLMLDHGMGLSSAFLHLSRIDVREGALVRQGQLFGAVGATGRATGPHLHWGLTWRGARIDPLLVAGAMTTAS; encoded by the coding sequence ATGATCGACCGGCGGCGCTTCGCCGCGGCGATGCTGGCGACGACGCTGGTCGCGCGGACCGCCCGCGCGGGCGGGGACGTCTTTGCGCTCGACGGCAGTTTCGAGCAGGGCGGGATCGCGCGGGGGCAGGTGCCGCCCGGCACCACTGAACTGCAGTTCAACGGTCAACCCGTACCCTTCGCGACAGATCGCCGCTTCCTGATTGCGTTCGATCGCGATGCTGCGGCCACCGCGGTGCTGGAGGCGAAGACCGGCGACGGCCGCACGGTGCGGGAAGACCTGCAGATCGCGCCGCGCGATTGGAACATCTCGCGGCTGGACCAGCTGCCCAAATACCCGGTACCCAGCGCCGAATTCGAGGCACGGCGCCCCGCCGAACTTGCCCGAATCAAGGCCGCCCGCGCGCTGCAGACCGGGGCGGAAGGCTGGCGACAGCGCTTCGTCTGGCCGGCCACCGGCCGCATCTCCACGCTGTTCGGGTCGCAGCGTATCTATGCCGGGGAGCCGGGTGCCTATCATTCGGGCATCGACATCGCGCTGCCTTCCGGCACGCCAGCCCGTGCCCCGGCCGACGGCGTGGTGATTCTCGCGGCCGAGGCGCCGTTTACGCTGGAGGGCAATCTGCTGATGCTCGACCACGGCATGGGCTTGTCGAGCGCGTTCCTCCACCTCTCCCGGATCGACGTGCGCGAGGGGGCTTTGGTCCGTCAGGGTCAGCTGTTCGGCGCGGTCGGTGCTACCGGGCGGGCGACGGGGCCGCATCTTCACTGGGGCCTCACGTGGCGCGGCGCGCGCATCGATCCGCTGCTCGTCGCAGGCGCGATGACTACCGCAAGCTGA